The Vicinamibacterales bacterium genome includes a region encoding these proteins:
- a CDS encoding PspA/IM30 family protein gives MAGAGFFARLGNLWKGFLSIWISDVEKEHPEIAYENAINSMVEKYSRLKAATAAIIRRREDTSERYQKATKELTQTDAELGVAMDTNQDDVALILLQKKNQLATEVADLRAEMDTAQRDADGAKSSLVSVQAEIRKLQAERESMLAKMQSAQARIKIQEQLDGLSVDAEVKALDNVRQHIKNTIAEANLGKELSESTLDSKLAAVRSQVGEAQAKQQLAEMKAKRAAAQAAAGQKTL, from the coding sequence GTGGCAGGAGCAGGATTCTTTGCGCGTCTCGGAAACCTCTGGAAGGGGTTTCTCTCAATCTGGATTTCCGACGTGGAGAAGGAACATCCGGAGATCGCCTACGAGAACGCGATCAACTCGATGGTCGAGAAGTACTCGAGGCTGAAGGCGGCCACCGCCGCGATCATCCGTCGCCGCGAGGATACGAGCGAGCGCTACCAGAAGGCCACCAAGGAACTGACGCAGACCGACGCCGAACTTGGCGTCGCGATGGACACGAACCAGGACGATGTGGCGCTGATCCTGCTCCAGAAGAAGAACCAGCTCGCCACCGAGGTTGCCGACCTGCGGGCGGAGATGGACACCGCGCAGCGGGATGCGGACGGCGCGAAGTCGTCGCTCGTCAGCGTCCAGGCCGAGATCCGGAAGCTCCAGGCCGAACGCGAGTCGATGCTCGCCAAGATGCAGTCGGCGCAGGCGCGCATCAAGATTCAGGAGCAGCTCGACGGTCTGTCGGTCGATGCCGAGGTCAAGGCGCTCGACAACGTGCGTCAGCACATCAAGAACACCATTGCCGAAGCCAACCTGGGCAAGGAACTGTCCGAGTCCACGCTCGATTCGAAGCTGGCGGCCGTCCGATCTCAGGTCGGCGAGGCGCAGGCCAAGCAGCAACTCGCCGAGATGAAGGCGAAGCGCGCCGCCGCGCAGGCAGCCGCAGGGCAGAAGACGCTCTAG
- a CDS encoding S9 family peptidase has product MSVLLVLSLVAALQTPAVAAVPLTPEQTLGGRQISDLQLSPDLSRLVFVVTEPPKGNTRPRDIWMLGLASRQLRRMTYSPKGASSPRWSPDGKTIAFLSDREGGTQIHLLPADGGEATKLTGGKNSVQAFDWAPDGQRLAFLAQEPRTDAEEKREKDKDDARVVDKDEKRARLWVIVRESRAVTQLTSGAWAIGDARWAPDGERLIVVATDRPEVDQNTDRILSIPAAGGALTPLAAPKGPVAQVRLSPDGKTLAWVGARVDGPDAHDLYVLEAGVSAPRNVTLSVDRPVMGYAWRKDGSLNVLFADGFRTRYAVVDRQGHVTSAPAVEMNRGAFAARDDDIWFVGETAVDAPEIWHARGTARPEVLTSVNTDWNRPAPLEPEFYRYRSFDGLDIEAALLKPANVGAGVKLPLIVLIHGGPTGRWSNAFEPWGQLLAARGYAVFYPNIRGSVGYGHRFVESNRADWGGGDFKDLMAGVDDLIARGIADPKRLGIGGWSYGGYMSAWAITQTARFQAAVIGAGLSDLASEFGTENGSAYDEWFFGTPYEKLEGFIKCSPITYIKNARTPSLILQGEADTTDPIGQSQQLYRGLKRYGVAADFVVYPREGHGLREEKHLLDRLNRILAWYGQYIK; this is encoded by the coding sequence ATGTCCGTCCTTCTCGTGCTTTCCTTGGTGGCTGCCCTGCAGACGCCGGCCGTCGCAGCGGTTCCGCTCACACCCGAGCAGACCCTCGGCGGGCGGCAGATTTCCGACCTGCAACTCTCACCCGACCTCTCCCGCCTGGTGTTCGTCGTGACCGAACCGCCAAAGGGCAATACCCGGCCGCGGGACATCTGGATGCTCGGACTGGCGTCGCGCCAGCTTCGACGGATGACGTACTCGCCGAAAGGCGCCAGTTCTCCTCGATGGTCGCCCGACGGGAAGACGATCGCCTTCCTGTCCGACCGGGAGGGTGGCACGCAGATCCACCTCCTGCCAGCCGATGGCGGCGAAGCGACGAAGCTCACCGGCGGGAAGAACAGTGTCCAGGCGTTCGATTGGGCTCCAGACGGCCAGCGACTGGCCTTCCTCGCGCAGGAACCCCGCACCGATGCCGAGGAGAAGCGCGAGAAGGACAAAGACGATGCACGCGTCGTCGACAAGGACGAGAAACGCGCACGGTTGTGGGTCATCGTGCGGGAGTCCCGCGCGGTCACGCAGTTGACCTCCGGGGCGTGGGCGATCGGCGATGCGCGCTGGGCTCCGGACGGCGAGCGACTGATCGTCGTGGCGACCGATCGTCCCGAGGTGGACCAGAACACCGATCGGATCCTCTCCATCCCTGCCGCCGGCGGCGCGCTGACGCCGCTGGCCGCGCCGAAGGGGCCCGTCGCGCAGGTCCGCCTGTCTCCAGACGGGAAGACGCTCGCGTGGGTCGGTGCGCGCGTCGATGGTCCTGATGCGCACGACCTGTATGTGCTCGAGGCCGGCGTGTCGGCGCCCCGGAATGTCACCCTTTCGGTCGACAGGCCGGTGATGGGGTACGCCTGGCGGAAGGACGGATCCCTGAACGTACTGTTCGCCGATGGTTTCCGCACGCGTTACGCCGTCGTCGATCGACAGGGCCATGTCACCTCCGCCCCGGCGGTCGAGATGAACCGGGGGGCCTTCGCGGCTCGCGACGACGACATCTGGTTCGTCGGCGAGACGGCTGTCGATGCGCCCGAAATCTGGCACGCCAGGGGGACGGCCCGGCCAGAGGTGCTGACCAGCGTGAACACCGACTGGAATCGGCCGGCTCCGCTCGAGCCGGAGTTCTACCGCTACCGGAGCTTCGACGGCCTCGACATCGAAGCCGCCCTCCTGAAGCCGGCCAACGTCGGCGCCGGCGTGAAACTCCCGCTCATCGTGCTAATCCACGGCGGTCCGACCGGCCGCTGGAGCAACGCCTTCGAGCCCTGGGGACAGTTGCTCGCGGCGCGCGGCTACGCCGTGTTCTACCCGAACATTCGGGGCTCGGTCGGCTACGGTCATCGCTTCGTCGAATCGAACCGCGCCGACTGGGGCGGCGGCGATTTCAAGGACCTGATGGCCGGCGTGGACGATCTCATCGCCCGCGGCATCGCCGACCCGAAGCGCCTCGGCATCGGCGGCTGGTCGTACGGTGGCTACATGTCGGCATGGGCGATCACGCAGACGGCGCGGTTCCAGGCGGCGGTCATCGGTGCGGGACTGTCGGACCTCGCCAGCGAGTTTGGAACCGAGAACGGATCGGCGTACGACGAGTGGTTCTTCGGGACGCCGTACGAGAAGCTCGAAGGCTTCATCAAGTGCTCGCCGATTACCTACATCAAGAACGCCAGGACGCCGAGCCTGATTCTTCAAGGGGAGGCCGATACCACCGACCCGATTGGCCAGAGCCAGCAGCTCTATCGGGGTCTCAAACGATACGGCGTCGCCGCCGACTTCGTCGTCTACCCACGCGAAGGGCACGGACTGCGTGAGGAGAAGCACTTGCTGGACCGTCTGAACCGGATCCTGGCGTGGTACGGGCAGTACATCAAGTAG
- a CDS encoding TolC family protein — protein sequence MRTLTVPCICLIAYVSFSGTARAQAGDIPSRLSLADALALAEQRNPALASARQQAAIADAGAIAARQWLNPVFNLAGAKYRPGEPTGTSFLNQQELSVQIEQQLETAGRRRWRSAVAAAAQGASRSGIEDQRRQLRLEVQRAYFQLVLARLDADAAATSLADIDKVIALNRSRYQQGEISGGELRRLEVERLKFTDDVLAAELESRHARSAVLALLGARRLDLPIEPSDGLVASDGTAAGLPAGSGTSLDVEAIAAQALSGRPDLVSARQDQSRSRAELGLQRAIRTPNVSVGAGLLRDFGVNGLMWNVTVPLTLFDRNLAGITRAEAEARLADSRVRERELAVSLDVQQAVDLVEISRRRVEYLEREYVKKAREARDAVLAAYRSGETPLLDFLDAQRVYRDVLRAYNRALFDHRLSLIQLEAAVGTAPGGPHS from the coding sequence ATGCGCACACTGACCGTTCCCTGTATCTGCCTGATCGCATACGTGTCGTTCTCCGGCACCGCACGGGCCCAGGCCGGCGATATCCCGTCGCGGCTCTCGCTGGCTGACGCGCTTGCCCTCGCCGAGCAACGCAACCCGGCCCTGGCATCGGCCCGCCAGCAGGCGGCCATCGCCGACGCCGGAGCGATTGCGGCTCGACAATGGCTGAACCCGGTCTTCAACCTGGCCGGAGCGAAGTACCGCCCTGGTGAGCCTACGGGCACGAGTTTCCTGAACCAGCAGGAGCTCAGCGTCCAGATCGAGCAGCAGTTGGAAACCGCTGGACGCCGCCGGTGGCGGTCGGCCGTGGCCGCTGCGGCACAGGGCGCAAGCCGATCGGGCATTGAGGATCAGCGCCGACAACTGCGCCTCGAGGTACAGCGCGCCTACTTCCAGCTGGTGCTGGCCCGCCTCGATGCCGACGCGGCCGCGACCTCGCTCGCCGACATCGACAAGGTGATCGCGCTCAACCGCTCGCGCTACCAGCAGGGCGAGATTTCCGGCGGTGAACTGCGGCGGCTGGAGGTCGAACGCCTGAAGTTCACCGACGACGTGCTGGCGGCGGAACTGGAGAGCCGACACGCCAGGAGCGCGGTGCTGGCGCTCCTCGGGGCTCGCCGGCTGGATCTGCCGATCGAGCCGAGCGACGGCCTGGTTGCCAGCGACGGCACGGCGGCCGGCCTGCCGGCCGGGAGCGGCACGTCTCTCGATGTCGAGGCGATTGCCGCCCAGGCCCTGTCGGGCCGCCCCGACCTCGTCAGCGCCCGCCAGGATCAGTCGCGCAGCCGGGCTGAACTCGGGCTGCAGCGCGCCATCCGGACGCCCAACGTGTCAGTGGGCGCCGGCCTGCTCCGAGACTTCGGTGTGAACGGGCTGATGTGGAACGTCACTGTCCCGCTTACGCTGTTCGACCGCAACCTGGCCGGCATCACGCGCGCCGAGGCCGAGGCACGCCTTGCCGACAGCCGAGTGCGCGAGCGGGAGCTGGCGGTCTCGCTCGACGTGCAGCAGGCAGTCGATCTCGTCGAGATCAGCCGCCGGCGCGTCGAATACCTCGAGCGCGAGTATGTGAAGAAGGCCCGCGAAGCGCGCGACGCGGTGCTCGCCGCCTACCGATCCGGCGAAACCCCCCTGCTCGATTTCCTCGACGCCCAGCGCGTCTATCGCGACGTGCTCCGCGCCTACAACCGAGCGCTGTTCGATCATCGACTCAGCCTCATCCAACTCGAAGCCGCCGTCGGGACCGCTCCCGGAGGACCGCATTCATGA
- a CDS encoding efflux RND transporter periplasmic adaptor subunit yields the protein MIRRFSLLLFLLLVAGCGPGAAPPAERTATPPAEAARRGAPRELRVAGDLQKKWGLVTGPVARLSVSGALTLPGVIALNQQRTAQISSVLEGKVTSIGADLGDRVQKNQVMLVLHSPAFAQAQTAFLQAAARRTVARRELDRARELLKDEAIQQKEFLRRQAEYEATVTEYGLAESQLHSFGWDHPQLDGLLQRAARVTGDLSDLVEPLLKIRAPIDGRVIVRDVVVGEHVHPDKLLFTVSELSTLWAVLDAREKDLPALVAGAHVSIATEVYPDRRFEGRVSRIGDVVDEKLRTIKVRVEVPNPGVLLKPNMFVQATLDGRRGTREVLGVPEDAIQTVEGEPTVFVVSPDRGFAMRPVALGDRVGAQRVIARGLDGTETIVITGAFNLKAELLKSSFAGE from the coding sequence ATGATCCGCCGCTTCTCGTTGCTCCTGTTTCTGCTCTTGGTGGCCGGCTGCGGGCCTGGTGCCGCGCCTCCGGCCGAGCGCACCGCGACGCCACCGGCTGAAGCCGCGCGGCGCGGCGCACCGCGCGAGCTGCGCGTGGCCGGCGACCTGCAGAAGAAATGGGGGCTCGTCACAGGACCTGTCGCGCGGCTCTCGGTATCGGGCGCGCTGACGCTTCCTGGCGTGATCGCGCTCAACCAGCAGCGCACCGCGCAGATTTCGTCGGTCCTCGAGGGCAAGGTGACGTCGATCGGTGCCGATCTCGGGGATCGCGTGCAGAAGAACCAGGTGATGCTGGTGCTGCACTCGCCCGCCTTCGCCCAGGCGCAGACGGCCTTCCTGCAGGCCGCAGCCCGGCGGACGGTGGCACGGCGCGAGCTCGACCGCGCCAGGGAACTTCTGAAGGACGAGGCGATCCAACAGAAGGAATTCCTGCGGCGGCAGGCGGAGTACGAGGCAACCGTCACCGAGTACGGCCTCGCCGAGTCCCAGTTGCACTCGTTCGGGTGGGATCACCCGCAGCTCGACGGACTGTTGCAGCGCGCCGCGCGCGTCACGGGCGATCTCTCCGATCTCGTCGAACCTCTGCTGAAGATCCGCGCGCCGATCGACGGCCGCGTCATCGTCCGTGACGTCGTCGTCGGCGAACACGTGCACCCGGACAAGCTCCTGTTCACGGTGTCGGAACTGTCCACGCTCTGGGCGGTGCTCGATGCCCGCGAGAAGGATCTCCCGGCCTTGGTCGCGGGCGCGCACGTATCGATCGCCACGGAGGTCTACCCGGACCGCCGATTCGAGGGCCGGGTATCGCGGATCGGCGATGTCGTGGACGAGAAACTGCGGACCATCAAGGTGAGGGTAGAGGTGCCGAACCCGGGTGTGTTGCTGAAGCCGAACATGTTCGTGCAGGCCACGCTCGACGGGCGCCGCGGCACGCGCGAGGTGCTCGGGGTGCCCGAAGACGCGATCCAGACCGTGGAGGGCGAGCCCACGGTGTTCGTCGTGTCGCCCGATCGCGGGTTCGCCATGAGACCGGTGGCCCTGGGCGATCGCGTCGGCGCCCAGCGCGTGATCGCCCGAGGCCTCGACGGCACGGAAACCATCGTCATCACCGGCGCGTTCAACCTGAAGGCCGAACTCCTGAAGAGTTCCTTCGCCGGCGAATGA
- a CDS encoding CusA/CzcA family heavy metal efflux RND transporter: MLERLMLFSLRNRLLVGLALVLVVAVGSWAVATIPIDAFPDVTNIQVEVVSTAPGLSPLEIERAITYPIESAMRGLPGLVTMRSVTKYGISVVTLVFRDDVNIYFARQQVFERLGEISRKVPEGVETTMGPIATAMGEIYQYTLEQSKPGDTGPAVPGSEAAAGETVRLTKLRTLQDWVVAPLLKGVTGVTEVNSFGGYIQQFEVLVNPDRLLKYDLSVETVRAAIQRNNANVGGSVVTRGSEEYIIRGVGMIRSEADIRSIVLRSQGGSGVFVGDVADVRIGHAVRQGASLKDGRGEAVGGIVLMLRGENSRNVVAAVEAKVQEINGSHVLPEGTRLVPFYRRSPIVEASTRTVLKALFEGSILVIAVLVLLLRSVRGAFVVILALPLSILLTFTVLRVAGINANLMSLGGLAISIGMIIDATIIQVENVQRRLGRNGSAGGRNGRLTTVLAAAMEVRKPSILGELIIALTFVPIITLEGLEGKMFSPLAFTVALALLASLLLSIFIIPVLCLVVLRAETKESPVLHAIQRVYLPTLHWTIGHRAAVMAIGGAMVVGALALVPRLGTEFLPIMDEGAFDMDVQMLPGVSLEKALETTMELERRLMRFPEMDTVVSRTGQTGVAIEARGVDKTGFVGALKPRAEWRTARSREELADKMRGALADIPGMVISFSQPIQCRIDELVAGTRAQVIVKLFGNDLTVLKRKAGDIARVLGQVRGATDLSEERVAGQPYLTVSVDRERMARYGVNAADVLGLIETAIGGKPVSQVYLENQVCDIAIRFPEEQRRSVEGLSSLLIDAPGGARLPLSQLAKVEIQEGPAQISRENGQRRIGVEVNVTGRDIGSFVAEAQKRLKAHVALPAGYYLTWGGQFENQQQAMRRLGIIAPAVAALIFVLLLVTFGSVRSAFLVIFNLPFALAGGVFALWLSGLYLSVPASVGFIVLFGVAVLNGVVLISSIAQFRADGVPLGQAVLAGCESRLRPVLMTAAIAVFSLLPMVFATGPGAEVQRPLAVVVVGGLITSTLLTLLVLPAVYGWVERNDG; encoded by the coding sequence ATGCTCGAACGTCTGATGCTCTTCTCGCTGCGAAACCGGCTTCTCGTCGGTCTCGCGCTCGTCCTCGTCGTCGCGGTCGGATCGTGGGCCGTCGCGACCATTCCGATCGACGCATTCCCGGACGTCACCAACATCCAGGTGGAGGTCGTCAGCACCGCGCCAGGCCTGTCGCCGCTCGAGATCGAACGCGCGATCACCTACCCAATCGAGTCGGCGATGCGCGGCCTGCCCGGGCTCGTCACGATGCGCTCGGTGACCAAGTACGGCATCTCCGTCGTCACGCTCGTGTTCCGCGATGACGTCAACATCTACTTCGCACGACAGCAGGTGTTCGAGCGGTTGGGCGAGATCAGCCGAAAAGTGCCCGAAGGCGTCGAGACAACGATGGGGCCGATCGCGACGGCCATGGGCGAGATCTATCAGTACACGCTCGAGCAGTCCAAACCGGGTGACACCGGCCCGGCCGTCCCTGGGAGCGAGGCTGCCGCAGGCGAAACCGTCCGCCTGACGAAGCTGCGGACACTGCAGGATTGGGTTGTGGCGCCGTTGCTCAAGGGCGTGACGGGCGTGACGGAGGTGAACTCGTTCGGCGGCTACATCCAGCAGTTCGAGGTGCTGGTCAATCCCGATCGTCTGCTGAAGTACGACCTCTCGGTCGAGACCGTGCGCGCCGCGATCCAGAGAAACAACGCCAATGTGGGCGGCAGCGTCGTCACCCGCGGATCGGAGGAGTACATCATCCGCGGCGTCGGGATGATCCGGTCCGAGGCCGACATTCGGTCGATCGTCCTGCGATCGCAGGGCGGCAGCGGCGTATTCGTCGGCGACGTGGCCGACGTTCGCATCGGCCATGCCGTGCGTCAGGGCGCCTCCCTCAAGGACGGGCGGGGCGAGGCCGTGGGCGGAATCGTGCTGATGCTGCGCGGTGAGAACAGCCGCAACGTGGTGGCCGCGGTCGAGGCGAAGGTCCAGGAGATCAACGGGAGCCACGTCCTGCCCGAGGGGACGAGGCTCGTCCCGTTCTACCGGCGGTCGCCGATTGTCGAGGCCAGCACGAGAACCGTCCTGAAGGCGCTCTTCGAAGGGTCGATTCTGGTCATCGCGGTCCTGGTGCTGTTGCTCCGCAGCGTGCGTGGCGCATTCGTCGTCATCCTCGCGCTGCCGCTGTCGATCCTGCTCACGTTCACCGTTCTGCGCGTCGCCGGCATCAACGCCAACCTGATGTCGCTCGGCGGCCTGGCGATTTCGATCGGGATGATCATCGACGCCACGATCATCCAGGTGGAGAACGTGCAGCGCCGGCTCGGCCGGAATGGATCGGCCGGCGGGCGGAATGGACGGCTGACCACGGTGCTGGCCGCCGCGATGGAGGTACGGAAGCCGAGCATCCTCGGCGAACTCATCATCGCGCTGACCTTCGTACCGATCATCACGCTCGAGGGCCTCGAGGGAAAGATGTTCTCCCCGCTGGCCTTCACGGTCGCGCTCGCGCTGCTCGCCTCGCTTCTCCTGTCCATCTTCATCATTCCGGTGCTGTGCCTCGTCGTGCTCCGCGCGGAGACGAAGGAGAGCCCGGTGCTGCACGCGATCCAGCGTGTCTACCTGCCGACGCTGCACTGGACGATCGGGCACCGTGCGGCGGTGATGGCGATCGGCGGCGCGATGGTCGTCGGTGCGCTCGCGCTCGTGCCGCGGCTCGGCACCGAGTTCCTGCCGATCATGGACGAAGGCGCGTTCGACATGGACGTGCAGATGCTGCCGGGTGTCTCCCTCGAGAAGGCACTCGAGACGACCATGGAGCTCGAACGCCGGCTGATGCGGTTTCCCGAGATGGACACCGTCGTCTCGCGAACCGGCCAGACCGGCGTGGCCATCGAGGCCCGCGGAGTGGACAAGACCGGCTTTGTCGGCGCGCTCAAACCACGCGCCGAGTGGCGGACCGCGCGGTCGCGGGAGGAACTTGCGGACAAGATGCGCGGTGCGCTGGCCGACATCCCGGGCATGGTCATCAGCTTCAGCCAGCCGATCCAATGCCGCATCGACGAACTCGTGGCCGGCACCCGCGCCCAGGTGATCGTGAAGCTGTTCGGCAACGACCTGACCGTACTCAAGCGGAAGGCCGGCGACATCGCTCGAGTGCTCGGGCAGGTTCGGGGAGCGACGGATCTCAGCGAGGAGAGGGTGGCCGGCCAGCCGTACCTGACCGTGTCGGTCGACCGCGAACGGATGGCGCGGTACGGCGTCAACGCCGCGGACGTGCTTGGATTGATCGAGACCGCCATCGGCGGCAAGCCCGTATCGCAGGTGTACCTCGAGAATCAGGTCTGCGACATCGCGATCAGGTTTCCTGAGGAGCAGCGACGGTCGGTCGAGGGTCTCTCGAGTCTCCTCATCGACGCCCCTGGCGGCGCGCGCCTGCCGTTGAGTCAACTGGCCAAGGTCGAGATCCAGGAAGGCCCGGCCCAGATCTCCCGCGAGAACGGCCAGCGGCGAATTGGCGTCGAGGTCAATGTGACGGGCCGGGATATCGGCAGCTTCGTGGCAGAGGCCCAGAAACGATTGAAGGCGCACGTGGCGCTGCCGGCTGGCTATTACCTGACGTGGGGCGGCCAATTCGAGAACCAGCAGCAGGCGATGCGCCGGCTGGGGATCATCGCGCCTGCGGTCGCGGCGCTGATCTTCGTCCTGCTGCTCGTCACCTTTGGCAGCGTGCGGTCGGCTTTCCTGGTGATCTTCAACCTGCCGTTCGCGCTGGCGGGCGGGGTGTTCGCGCTGTGGCTGTCGGGGCTCTATCTCTCCGTTCCGGCCTCGGTGGGGTTCATCGTGCTGTTCGGCGTGGCCGTCCTCAACGGCGTCGTGCTGATCTCGTCGATCGCCCAGTTCCGGGCCGATGGGGTCCCCCTGGGCCAGGCGGTGCTGGCGGGGTGCGAGTCGCGGCTGCGGCCCGTACTCATGACCGCGGCGATTGCCGTCTTCAGCCTGCTGCCGATGGTGTTCGCGACCGGGCCCGGTGCCGAGGTCCAGCGCCCGCTCGCGGTTGTCGTGGTGGGCGGACTGATCACGTCCACGCTGCTGACGCTGCTCGTGCTGCCGGCGGTGTACGGGTGGGTCGAGCGAAACGACGGGTGA
- the glyA gene encoding serine hydroxymethyltransferase, with protein sequence MIDPHLAQADPEVAALVAAEERREFDKIRLIPSENYASRAVLDATGSIFTNKYSEGYAGKRYYEGQQFVDPLEQLAIQRAKALFAADHANVQPYSGSPANLAVYFALLKPGDTVMGMALPHGGHLTHGWNVSITGAFFRSVQYGVNIETGLIEYDQVRELAVKERPKLIIAGATAYPRIIDFAAMRAIADEVGAHLLVDMAHIAGLVAGGAHPTPVPHAHVVSTTTHKSLRGPRGAMLLCTQEMAKAIDKAVFPGLQGGPHNHTTAGIAVALKEASTDAFKAYAHQIVNNARALAEGLAGYGFKLISGGTDNHLILMDVTPRGMTGKAYARALDRAGLECNYNTVPGDPRKPFDPSGLRLGTPSVTSRGMKDPDMAKIAAWFNRVAENVANEAELDRVATEVRDFCAGFPCPGIEAPRA encoded by the coding sequence ATGATCGATCCGCATCTGGCCCAGGCCGACCCGGAAGTGGCGGCGCTCGTCGCGGCCGAAGAGCGCCGCGAGTTCGACAAGATCCGCCTGATTCCGTCCGAGAACTATGCGTCCCGCGCGGTGCTCGATGCGACGGGCAGCATCTTCACCAACAAGTATTCGGAAGGCTACGCCGGCAAGCGTTACTACGAGGGCCAGCAGTTTGTCGATCCCCTCGAGCAGTTGGCAATCCAGAGGGCGAAGGCGCTCTTCGCGGCGGATCACGCGAACGTCCAGCCGTACTCCGGTTCGCCCGCGAACCTCGCGGTCTATTTCGCGCTGCTCAAGCCGGGCGACACCGTCATGGGCATGGCGCTGCCTCACGGCGGCCACCTGACGCACGGGTGGAACGTGTCGATCACCGGCGCGTTCTTCCGCAGCGTGCAGTACGGCGTCAACATCGAGACCGGCCTCATCGAGTACGACCAGGTGCGCGAGTTGGCGGTGAAGGAACGGCCCAAACTGATCATCGCCGGCGCGACCGCGTATCCCCGGATCATCGACTTCGCTGCAATGCGCGCGATCGCCGACGAGGTCGGGGCGCACCTGCTCGTGGACATGGCCCACATCGCCGGACTCGTGGCTGGCGGGGCTCACCCCACGCCCGTCCCGCACGCCCACGTCGTCTCGACGACGACGCACAAGTCGCTGCGCGGTCCGCGCGGTGCCATGCTGCTGTGCACGCAGGAGATGGCCAAGGCGATCGACAAGGCCGTCTTCCCCGGCCTGCAGGGCGGCCCGCACAATCACACGACGGCGGGGATTGCCGTGGCATTGAAGGAAGCCTCGACGGACGCGTTCAAGGCCTACGCGCATCAGATCGTGAACAACGCGCGGGCGCTCGCCGAGGGGCTTGCCGGGTACGGCTTCAAGCTGATCTCTGGCGGCACGGACAACCACCTGATTCTGATGGACGTCACACCACGCGGCATGACCGGCAAGGCTTACGCGCGAGCCCTCGACCGAGCCGGCCTCGAGTGCAACTACAACACCGTACCTGGGGATCCGCGCAAGCCGTTCGACCCCAGCGGCCTCCGCCTCGGCACGCCGTCGGTAACCTCGCGCGGGATGAAGGACCCGGACATGGCGAAGATCGCGGCATGGTTCAACCGTGTCGCGGAGAACGTCGCCAACGAGGCCGAACTCGACCGCGTGGCGACCGAGGTCCGGGACTTCTGCGCCGGCTTCCCGTGCCCCGGGATCGAGGCGCCGCGCGCCTGA